In the genome of Primulina tabacum isolate GXHZ01 chromosome 13, ASM2559414v2, whole genome shotgun sequence, the window CAGCTATCCGAGCTGAAACTGATATTCAGCGCAAAGAGAAAGAGATTAGGAACAAAAGGCCTATGAATAGTCAGTCCTCGCATAGCAGTCAGACTTTCAAGAGGCCTAACCAGTCTGGTGGACCATCTAAAGGGCCTTCGCCTCCCTCAGGCTACCAGGCCATTAAGCCTTGCCCAACTTGCCACTTACGACACCTGGGAGAATGTCGTAGAGCCAGCGGCGTCTGCTTTGGATGCGGGAAACCAGGACATCGTATGGCAGATTGTCCAGCCGCCACCAACAAGACAACTGGACCAGATAAAGGAGACAGGTCAAGCTCAGGGGCGAATGCCAATAAACCGCGGGAGAACAAACCGAATGCCAGGGTGTTCGCCATGAGGCAGGAGGAGGCAGATGATGCAAGCGATGTTGTGTCAGGTACCATATTTATTCAGCAAGtgcctgcttatgtgttatttgactgTGGTGCCACACATTCTTTTATATATAAGAGATTTGCTAAGAAGTTAGGACGTAAGCCCGATAAGTTAGCCGAACCTTTTCGAATAGCCACACCTACAAGTAGGGCCGTTGAAACTCACGAAATCTACCGAGATTGTAGAATCAGTATCAGTAATCAGCCTTTTAGCGCCGACTTGATATAGTTAATCATGGTCGACTTCGACATCATcttagggatggattggttagccaagaacAATGCCATAGTGGATTGTAAGGGGAAGAAAGTTAAACTCCTAACCGCATAGCAGAAGGAAGTCGTATTTCATGATAAATCCAAGGAACGAAAGTTGCTACTTTCCGCAGCTCAAgcctggaaagccatgaaatcaGGAGAGGACATCTACCTGGCTATGGTCAGTGAAATAAAAGAAGAAGTCGAACTGAATCTGGAAGACATCCCGATAGCGAGAGAGTTCCCAGATGTTTTTCCATAATAACTCTCAAGGACGGTCCCGAACCGCGAAGTGGAGTTCGAGATCAATCTGGTTCCCGGTGCTgcaccaatctctaaggcaccttacagaatggcaccagccgaactcaaggagctgaaggaacaactccaagaattgctagataaaaggcaaattcgaccgagtgtgtccccctggggagctccagtgttcttcgtcaagaagaaagatgggagtatGAGATTGTACATCGACTACagagaattgaacaagatcacaatcaagaacaggTACCCTCTACCTCGGATAGATGATCTGTTTGATCAGCTTAAAGGAGCCGCCGTCTTTTCTAAACTGGATCTGAGGACAtgttaccatcagttgaaggtaagggctgaagatatccccaagacagcctttcaaaacaggtatgggcattattaATTCACcgtgatgccttttggtctgaccaacgCACCGGCAGcgttcatggatctgatgaacagagtattcaagccattcctggatcagttcatagtggtattcatcgacgatatcctCGTCTATTCTCCTGATGAGACGAGCCATGAAGAACACCTTCACCTTGCGTTGCAAACTTTGAGAGAGAATAAGCTTTatgctaagttcagcaagtgtgaattctagCTAAAGAGTGTGTCCTTCCTGGGACATGTAATTTCGAAAGCAGGAGTGTCCATGGATCCAAAGAATGTACAAGCAATCACAGAATGGCTGATACCGAAGAACGCCACCGATATCAGAAGCTTTCTTGGATTGGCAGGCTACTATCGGAAGTTTGTCGAAGGGTTCTCCTTCATAGCCGTACCACTGACGaagctcactcagaagaattCTAAGTTCATCTGGGATGAAAATTGTGAGAAGAGTTTCCAGACATTGAAAGggaaactcgcatccacaccagtgTTAATATTGCCTGTAGAGAATAAGGATTTTaccatctacagtgacgcaTCTAAGAAAGGTTTAGGATGCGTGCTCATGCAGGAAAGAAGAGTGATCGCCTACgcatcaagacagttgaaagCGCACGAGCAGAACTATCCTACTCATGATCTGGAACTAGCAGCGGTTGTCttcgccttaaagatttggaggcactacctctatggtgctaaatgtgaaatcttcacagaccatcagagcctcaagtacttgttcacccaaAGGGAACTTAATATGACGCAAAGGCGATGGATCGAACTTCTGAAAGATTATGACTTGACcataagctaccatccgggtaaagcaAACAGGGTGGCTGATGCGCTAAGTAGGAAGGGCCCATGCAAGGTGACTCTAGCCTCCCTCTCGGCCCAACCATGCCTACGGGAGATCGTCAAGTTAAACCAAGATCAAGACCCGGTACTGATCAAACTTAAGGATCAAGTCAGAGAAGGAAAATCTTAAGACCACCAGATCGATGACAAGGGAATATTGTGGATGAAAGGAAGACTGTGTGTGCCCGACAATAATAACCTTCGCCGAGAGATAATGGCAGAGGTGCACAAGTCAAAATTCTCAGTCCATCCAGGCAATacaaaaatgtacaaagatctcAAGAATAGTTTCTGGTGGAATGGCATGAAAAGAGATGTAGCTGAATTCGTCTCCATATGTCAGGTATGCCAGCAGGTCAAAGCAGAACACCAgcgacctggaggattactgcaACCTTTGGAAATTcccgaatggaagtgggagcatatttccatggactttgtgatagGATTGCCAAAGTGTAGGCAAAGCCACGACGGTATATGGGTGATAGTAGACAGACTCACGAAGactgcacacttcctacccCTCCGCATGAAATACAATCTCGACAAGTTGGCTTCACTGTACATGGACAACATCGCGAAACTGCATGGAGTACCAGTTAGCATCTTATCTGATAGGGATCCAAGGTTCGTCTCGCGCTTTCGGAAGAGCTTTCAAGAATCCATGGGAACGAAAGTGACCCTAAGTACAGCCTATCATCCGCAAAACGATGGGCAAACTGAGAGAACCATACAGaccttagaagatatgctgagagcatgcgCCCTGGAATTCAGTAGCAACTGGAGCACTCATCTACCCTTGATTGAGTTtgcttacaacaacagctatcacagcagtatcggcatggctccatacgaagctctttatggaaggaaatgtcgatcaccactttaTTGGGACGAAGTGGGAGAGAAAGCCTTAGTGGGACCTGAGCTAGTACAAATGATTGTGGACAAAGTTAAAATTGTCCGAGAAAagctcaaggcagctcaagaccgacagaagagttgggcagatcttaAGAGAAGGCCTGTAGAGTTCAACGTGGGCGAGAAGGCTTACGTGAAAGTCTCGCCTATGAGAGGAGTTGTCCGATTCAGTAAGGCCGGGAAATTGAACCCTCGATACGTTGGACCATTTGAAATCTTAGAAAAAGTGGGCACGCTAGCATGCAAACTGGAACTGCCACCGAACATGTCAAGGATCCACAACGTGTTTCATGTATCCCAACTGAGGAGATACATTCCAGACTCAAGTCACGTTTTAGAAATAGAACCACTCTTGACCGAAGAAAACTTCGGAGAAGGATTGAAATACGAAGAAGTTCCTATCAGAATCGTGGATACCAAGGAACAAGTCCTCAGGCGACGcatcattccctacgtcaaaGTGCAGTGGTCTAACCATACTGAGCGAGAAGAAACTTGGGAAGTGGAAGAGAATATGCGAAAGGAATATCCCTACCTGTTTGGAGACCAAGCCAACTCAAGTTTCGAGAACGAAACTTCTCacaaggagggagggatgtgagaaccggATCTTTTAAGCAATCTAAATCATTGTTTCAAGGGAATTATTAGGATTGGATTCTTGGGATAAATGAGAATTATATTGTTAATCTTGTTATTGGAATTGTCTGAATGGAAAGTCCTCAATGTCAAGATACTGTAcaagcaaatttcgaaatttgggaaggatttttttttcaagaattgaaTATCACACAATTAAAAGAGTTAAGACATGAATAAAGCTagatattttcgaaattccctTAGGTTAAATGCCAATATTTTGTTAGGATTAATTGCTTGGTTATTTGGAAGGAAATCATCAAACTCTTCACCAAAACCGTTGGATCTAGCAATACTAAATTCTGAATTAATCAAGAGCATTGGATTAGAGAATGAATCTCCCAATTTTAGTagcaatattttcgaaaatcagcAAGAGAATTGGAGCCAATTTTGAGAGATTTGGCATGACTTTGATAGGATTCTTGTACCAAATTTAGATTCATCTCCtccacctataaataccacaccATCCCTACTCATTCTCCACCCCTAAAATTCGAAATCCTAGAGCTGAAAGCCACGAAATTCAGCAGCATTCCCTAGCCGAAACTCTGCCCAAAAATCGTCCCAAGTATAAGCTAGAAATCGAGCCGGAGCGCTACCCGGACGAGGAACGCGAAGTGATCCAAACCAAGCCGTACACTCCACGTTTTTTTTTGTACATCCAAACAccgtaagtgggctgttttaatttcttataaatcCGGTTCTATGCATATgtgatttttgtttttttttttttggtttaaaaatacggtcgagtaccgTCGTTTTGTCTATAcgttttttcgaaattttggtacgtttatgtttgacactgtgaggattccctgaaaatgggtggaattccaacatatggcccttaacggtgggatagaaccgttttatggcctcgcccccttagaggatcaaaacttagggactgacgtcagtaaaccgttaaaggtgaaaaatcgcagtgttattACGTTATGGTATTTACGTTACGATTATGAAAAGCATGCTATACGTTTATGAtatgtttcgaaaatgttaTAAAATTGTTATATTGTGTTCAAAGtgcccccatttactgagtatttccaAAATACTCATCCCCCTTACTCTCCCCtcccagataagtccgaagaGCAGGTTGAGGATGAAGAGTCCGCacagttctggggctggtgattcACGAGACCAGTAGTAGTTATGttcgaatttatgatttaataattgtaagacgttttccgcatttatttACGTTGGTTAGTGAGTTTtgagttgtaaagacaatgtctATTTCATTGAATTATGAattataaactggtttcggtttaaaCTGTACTACAagggcttgttgttttcgattgtgtgattgttaaacaacgccggtgtcaatcccgagtttcggggcgtgacatattAGGCTAAAAGATTTTGAGCAGTTAATTGGCAGAAAATATTTGACCAAGTCACTGGATTCACACAACTGATCATGAAGCTCACGCACAACGATGTTAAACATTGGAAATCGTGGGAGAGGAGGGGGATTTGGGAAGAACTGCCTCATACATAGTAGAAGAAAAGAAATCAATCGGGAGAAAAGAACTCACAATAACAACTCAACTCATCACTCAACAATATTTCAGTAGCAAATCTACAAAGTTTCATAgctttaattcaaatttttttattatttctattaGATTTCCAAGCATTTTACGTTTTTTACATTCCAGATTTTAGCaagttttattataattttcatattttgcGGATTCCAAGTGATTTATGAAAAAAAGAATCAAGCTTGGAATATGTTTTCTTCAATTTCCAATGTCGTTTTCATCAATTTCGTTTATTTTGGTGTATATTAGTTTAAGAGATTAGACATAATGATCAAATTTAATATTCATTTCTTTTGAATTCAtagaaatcatatttttatcattgtCACACAAATTGGTGCATTTTGCACCTGTCACGCtcgaaaaatacaaaaaattgtacaaataaaACTGACACGCCTGATGGGACAATAAATATGTCGCCAAAGACGAGGAAATTCAGAGAAGAGTTATAGAGGTTCAACAAGAAGCATGGATGAGGATTTGAGGGCAAGACGACAATTAGTGGATGCATCTAAGGCCTTATCTCATGCTATTTGTGCTCACATGAAAGCTTTACTGAAAAGACAAAAATTTTTCTGTCAATGCTGATAAGAAGACCAATGACAGAGTTGAATCTAGGAAGTAATCAACCCAAGAAGGTAGAACAAGGTTTAGGGAGTTCCAAGGTAGGTGACGTTCACCGTTCAATCAAAGTACTCCTTGGTCGTGATAAAGAGTACACACCACCTTATTCAATCAAATGTGCAAGGAAACAACAATGATAATGATAATTCACCGGTGAATTATGTGCATGTGGTGACTAATCCTTTATATCAGGTTGTATCATACAAGGATGTGACTAATAGTGGATTTCAAGACGtaaattgtagagcccaaaatcagtacacgtaaaactcattcatttatttaaattgttacttattta includes:
- the LOC142521968 gene encoding uncharacterized protein LOC142521968, which gives rise to MRLYIDYRELNKITIKNRYPLPRIDDLFDQLKGAAVFSKLDLRTCYHQLKLKSVSFLGHVISKAGVSMDPKNVQAITEWLIPKNATDIRSFLGLAGYYRKFVEGFSFIAVPLTKLTQKNSKFIWDENCEKSFQTLKGKLASTPVLILPVENKDFTIYSDASKKGLGCVLMQERRVIAYASRQLKAHEQNYPTHDLELAAVCQQVKAEHQRPGGLLQPLEIPEWKWEHISMDFVIGLPKCRQSHDGIWVIVDRLTKTAHFLPLRMKYNLDKLASLYMDNIAKLHGVPVSILSDRDPRKCRSPLYWDEVGEKALVGPELVQMIVDKVKIVREKLKAAQDRQKSWADLKRRPVEFNVGEKAYVKVSPMRGVVRFSKAGKLNPRYVGPFEILEKVGTLACKLELPPNMSRIHNVFHVSQLRRYIPDSSHVLEIEPLLTEENFGEGLKYEEVPIRIVDTKEQVLRRRIIPYVKVQWSNHTEREETWEVEENMRKEYPYLFGDQANSSFENETSHKEGGM